In Arcobacter lacus, a single genomic region encodes these proteins:
- the dksA gene encoding RNA polymerase-binding protein DksA, whose product MANKTQIDELRAILLERKENILSHVNSSRENIDQLKEQDINDDLDYAELVSDSFIEGMITNHQLDELKQIEDALKKITLGTYGICDMCGINIPLGRLKAKPFAKFCTECRTVYEQENLKRAKS is encoded by the coding sequence ATGGCAAATAAAACGCAGATTGACGAGTTAAGAGCTATTTTACTTGAAAGAAAAGAGAATATTTTGTCTCATGTTAATAGCAGTAGAGAAAATATTGACCAATTAAAAGAGCAAGACATAAATGACGATTTAGATTATGCTGAACTTGTAAGTGATTCATTTATTGAAGGTATGATTACAAATCACCAATTGGATGAATTAAAACAAATTGAAGATGCTTTAAAGAAAATTACTCTCGGAACTTACGGAATTTGTGATATGTGCGGAATAAATATTCCTTTAGGTAGATTAAAAGCAAAACCTTTTGCTAAGTTTTGTACAGAGTGTAGAACTGTTTACGAACAAGAAAACCTAAAAAGAGCAAAAAGTTGA
- the purS gene encoding phosphoribosylformylglycinamidine synthase subunit PurS, producing the protein MKAIVNVGLKQGVLDDQGKATHHALDTLGFKDIVKNVRIGKQIIIELNSSNKQDAEVEVKKMCEKLLANTVIEDYNIEIVG; encoded by the coding sequence ATGAAAGCAATTGTAAATGTAGGATTAAAACAAGGTGTACTTGATGATCAAGGGAAAGCAACTCATCATGCTTTAGATACTTTAGGTTTTAAAGATATAGTTAAAAATGTTAGAATTGGTAAACAAATTATTATTGAATTAAATTCTTCAAACAAACAAGATGCAGAAGTTGAAGTAAAAAAAATGTGTGAAAAACTTTTGGCAAATACAGTTATTGAAGATTACAATATAGAAATAGTAGGTTAA
- a CDS encoding tRNA pseudouridine(13) synthase TruD: MIKRFYPSNDKTLNFKFIQNEEDFIVEEQPIKFSLSGNFLVLKIKKTNCDTWELIDRIAKFLNVYSNEIGYAGLKDKRATTTQYITIPKKYSKEIKNFRSKKIEILEIFLHNEKLNIGDLEGNRFKINLYDVEISDINHIQKIIKIISKNGMPNYFGYQRFGKEVVDNIEKAKNVVYGKEIIKDKKLSKMLVSAYQSSFFNAWLVERLTLSKDEFKLLDGDVFLDLEKNKFFTPKTITEKIIKDFKDEKIIPTGLLPGRNVFKAMSEASKIESKYDDSYIQEKGYRREAIVFPKNISCKYDASKKVCSLDFILQKGSYATVFVEFLANRNFS, from the coding sequence TTGATAAAAAGATTTTATCCATCAAATGATAAAACTCTAAACTTTAAATTTATTCAGAATGAAGAGGATTTTATAGTTGAAGAACAGCCAATAAAATTCTCTTTATCTGGTAACTTCTTAGTCTTAAAAATAAAAAAAACAAACTGTGATACTTGGGAACTTATAGATAGGATTGCAAAATTTTTAAATGTGTATTCAAATGAAATTGGTTATGCAGGATTAAAAGATAAAAGAGCAACTACTACTCAATATATAACTATTCCTAAAAAATACTCAAAAGAGATAAAAAATTTCAGAAGTAAAAAAATAGAGATTTTAGAAATTTTTTTACATAATGAAAAACTAAATATTGGTGATTTAGAAGGAAATAGATTTAAAATAAATCTTTATGATGTTGAAATTTCTGATATTAATCATATTCAAAAAATTATCAAAATAATATCTAAAAATGGAATGCCAAACTATTTTGGTTATCAAAGATTTGGAAAAGAAGTTGTAGATAATATTGAAAAAGCAAAAAATGTTGTTTATGGTAAAGAGATAATAAAAGATAAAAAATTATCTAAGATGTTAGTTTCTGCTTACCAAAGTAGTTTTTTTAATGCTTGGTTAGTTGAAAGATTAACACTATCTAAAGATGAATTTAAACTTTTAGATGGAGATGTTTTTTTAGATTTAGAAAAAAATAAATTTTTCACTCCAAAAACAATTACTGAAAAAATCATTAAAGATTTTAAAGATGAAAAAATCATTCCAACAGGATTACTTCCAGGAAGAAATGTATTTAAAGCAATGAGCGAAGCTTCAAAAATCGAATCAAAATATGATGATTCATATATTCAAGAAAAAGGATATAGAAGAGAAGCAATTGTTTTCCCAAAAAATATTTCATGTAAATATGATGCTTCAAAAAAAGTTTGTAGTTTAGATTTTATTTTACAAAAAGGCTCTTATGCGACTGTTTTTGTGGAGTTTTTAGCGAATAGAAATTTTTCTTAA
- a CDS encoding phosphoribosylaminoimidazolesuccinocarboxamide synthase, translating to MKIEKIIELNLWPKTKKTTTLKGISELENLGYNLFYIGKNADLYSCPGEEAKVLLVRSDRCSVFDIPLNLEIKGKGVSQTAISNFGADFAKKAGIRTAILSENVDSSLSIAPRCQMMELCKPLEAQIDGEVVQFELIFRNYLTGSLFEATQKGQDPYGLNLSSDLKEWSKFETPLFTPTTKGVKDIPLNSQKVRETFPEIVSSLEKLFKDFTKFAQENGIIVVDTKLEVFVNSKGEWVLGDEVLTPESSRFISKEDFDAGNYISMDKQILRDFGKSENWKEKAKDLKAGEKLEVIVPDSIKNKILDGYSTILNRLSK from the coding sequence ATGAAAATAGAAAAAATTATAGAACTTAATCTTTGGCCAAAAACAAAGAAAACTACAACTTTAAAAGGTATTTCAGAATTAGAAAATTTAGGTTACAACCTTTTTTACATAGGGAAGAATGCGGATTTATATAGCTGTCCAGGTGAAGAAGCTAAAGTTTTACTTGTAAGAAGTGATAGATGTTCTGTATTTGATATTCCATTAAATTTAGAAATAAAAGGAAAAGGTGTTTCTCAAACTGCGATTTCAAATTTTGGAGCGGATTTTGCAAAAAAAGCTGGAATTAGAACTGCAATTTTATCTGAAAATGTTGATTCATCATTAAGTATCGCACCAAGATGCCAAATGATGGAATTGTGTAAACCATTAGAAGCACAAATTGATGGTGAAGTAGTTCAATTTGAATTAATTTTTAGAAATTATTTAACTGGTTCTTTATTTGAAGCAACACAAAAAGGACAAGATCCTTATGGATTAAATCTTTCTTCTGATTTAAAAGAGTGGTCAAAATTTGAAACACCATTATTTACTCCTACAACAAAAGGTGTAAAAGATATTCCTTTAAATTCTCAAAAAGTAAGAGAAACTTTCCCAGAGATTGTTTCTAGTTTAGAAAAATTATTTAAAGATTTTACTAAATTTGCGCAAGAGAATGGAATTATTGTAGTTGATACAAAACTTGAAGTTTTTGTGAACTCAAAAGGTGAATGGGTTTTAGGAGATGAAGTTTTAACTCCTGAAAGTTCTAGATTTATTTCAAAAGAAGATTTTGATGCAGGAAACTATATCTCTATGGATAAACAAATTTTAAGAGATTTTGGAAAATCAGAAAATTGGAAAGAAAAAGCTAAAGATTTAAAAGCTGGTGAAAAATTAGAAGTTATTGTACCAGATAGCATAAAAAATAAAATATTAGATGGTTATAGCACTATATTAAATAGATTAAGTAAATAA
- a CDS encoding S41 family peptidase: protein MNKLFLVTTTVALVLSHSLFAKEKVEETEQTRFESLSKLTKVIGTVEKYYVDDIKLQEIVDKTLKGLMQELDAHSSYLDKKASKEMSIQTQGEFGGLGITVGMRDGALTVISPIDDTPAFKAGIKSGDIILKINETSTIGMTLDEAVTLMRGEPKTNITIAVVRKGELKPLEFKMQRDIIKIQSVFAKKIENENLLYLRIASFDEKVTNDLEKIIKENKNVKGLILDLRNNPGGLLNQAIGVVNLFVDKGVIVSQKGRSAEDEEKFEATTSGTKTKLPLVVLVNEGSASASEIVSGSLQDHKRAVIVGEKTFGKGSVQAVLPINESKTENIKLTIAKYYLPSGRTIQAEGVTPDVTAYAGKVTQNDDNSFKIKEADLKKHLEGELQKVDETKDAIKKEEKAIKDETKKTISKDDLLEDNQLNTSLAILKSLVIMNK, encoded by the coding sequence ATGAATAAATTATTTCTAGTAACTACAACTGTAGCATTAGTTCTATCTCACTCACTTTTTGCAAAAGAAAAAGTAGAAGAAACTGAACAAACGAGATTTGAATCGTTATCAAAATTGACGAAAGTTATAGGAACTGTTGAAAAATATTATGTTGATGATATAAAACTACAAGAAATTGTTGATAAAACTTTAAAAGGCTTAATGCAAGAACTTGATGCACATTCAAGCTATCTTGATAAAAAAGCTTCAAAAGAGATGAGTATTCAAACTCAAGGTGAGTTTGGAGGACTTGGTATTACTGTTGGAATGAGAGATGGTGCTTTAACTGTAATTTCTCCAATAGATGATACTCCTGCATTTAAAGCTGGTATTAAATCTGGTGATATTATTTTAAAAATCAATGAAACATCAACTATTGGTATGACTTTAGATGAAGCAGTAACTTTAATGAGAGGTGAACCTAAAACTAACATAACAATTGCTGTTGTAAGAAAAGGTGAACTAAAACCATTAGAATTTAAAATGCAAAGAGATATTATAAAAATCCAATCAGTTTTTGCTAAAAAAATAGAAAATGAAAATTTACTTTATCTTAGAATTGCTAGTTTTGATGAAAAAGTTACAAATGACTTAGAAAAAATCATCAAAGAGAATAAAAATGTAAAAGGACTTATTTTAGACCTAAGAAATAATCCAGGTGGTTTATTAAATCAAGCAATTGGTGTTGTAAATTTATTTGTTGATAAAGGTGTAATTGTTTCTCAAAAAGGAAGAAGTGCTGAAGATGAAGAAAAATTTGAAGCTACAACTTCTGGAACAAAAACAAAGCTACCTTTAGTTGTATTGGTAAATGAAGGTTCAGCTTCAGCTTCAGAAATTGTTAGTGGTTCTTTACAAGACCACAAACGAGCAGTTATTGTAGGTGAAAAAACATTTGGTAAAGGTTCAGTTCAAGCTGTTCTTCCAATAAATGAAAGTAAAACAGAAAATATTAAATTGACTATTGCAAAATATTATTTACCAAGTGGAAGAACTATTCAAGCTGAAGGAGTAACTCCTGATGTAACAGCATATGCAGGAAAAGTTACACAAAATGATGATAATTCATTTAAAATAAAAGAAGCAGATTTGAAAAAACATCTTGAAGGAGAACTTCAAAAAGTTGATGAAACTAAAGATGCTATAAAAAAAGAAGAAAAAGCAATAAAAGATGAAACTAAAAAAACAATTTCGAAAGATGATTTATTAGAAGACAATCAATTAAATACTTCATTAGCGATTTTAAAAAGTTTAGTAATTATGAATAAATAA
- the purQ gene encoding phosphoribosylformylglycinamidine synthase I, which produces MKISVLQFPGTNCEYDTKYAFEKLGCDVEIIWHKDDKIPSDTDLVVIPGGFSYGDYLRSGAIARFANVMESVKEYAAKGGKVLGICNGFQILLEAGLLPGAMKRNDSLHFISKFHTIKVINNDNKFLALTKKDDILNIPVAHHDGNYYIDEKGLKELEDNNQILLKYCDKNGNVVNMNGSVSNIAGICNKDKNVFGLMPHPERAIEDILGSIDGVNMLKGFLQ; this is translated from the coding sequence ATGAAAATTTCAGTATTACAATTTCCTGGAACAAACTGTGAATATGATACAAAATATGCTTTTGAAAAATTAGGATGTGATGTAGAAATCATATGGCACAAAGATGATAAAATTCCTTCAGACACTGACTTAGTTGTAATTCCTGGTGGTTTTTCTTATGGAGATTATTTAAGAAGTGGAGCAATTGCAAGATTTGCAAATGTTATGGAATCTGTTAAAGAATATGCTGCAAAAGGTGGAAAAGTTTTAGGAATTTGTAATGGATTTCAAATATTATTAGAAGCTGGTTTATTACCTGGTGCTATGAAAAGAAATGACTCTTTACATTTTATTTCAAAATTTCATACAATAAAAGTTATAAATAATGATAATAAATTCTTAGCTTTAACAAAAAAAGACGATATTTTAAATATTCCTGTTGCTCACCATGATGGGAATTATTATATTGATGAAAAGGGATTAAAAGAGTTAGAAGATAATAATCAAATTCTTTTAAAATATTGTGATAAAAATGGTAATGTAGTGAATATGAATGGTTCTGTTTCTAATATCGCAGGAATTTGTAATAAAGATAAAAATGTATTTGGTTTAATGCCACACCCAGAAAGAGCTATCGAAGATATTTTAGGTTCAATTGATGGTGTAAATATGCTGAAAGGTTTTTTACAATAA
- a CDS encoding tetratricopeptide repeat protein codes for MSLKEDVGYIKNELSSEEKFIENFVKGERFFKKYKTLIIAAVVILIIGLIGFTVKKSIDNSNKHDANIALSQFLENGDEKALETLKNKSEKLYEIALFLQAKKDNKVASIELPMLKELVKFQTATASNNIEELNSLTMQSDFLLKEFALFNKALVLVNEGKYEEAKKELSQISQTSKAYELATLLNHYLLTK; via the coding sequence ATGAGTTTAAAAGAAGATGTTGGTTATATCAAAAATGAGTTGAGTAGCGAAGAAAAATTTATTGAAAATTTTGTAAAAGGCGAAAGATTTTTTAAAAAATATAAAACATTAATTATTGCAGCTGTAGTTATTTTAATTATTGGTTTAATTGGTTTTACAGTTAAAAAAAGTATTGATAATTCAAATAAACATGATGCAAATATTGCTTTAAGTCAATTTTTAGAAAATGGTGATGAAAAAGCACTTGAAACACTAAAAAATAAAAGTGAAAAACTTTACGAAATAGCATTATTTCTACAAGCTAAAAAAGACAATAAGGTAGCTTCAATAGAACTTCCTATGTTAAAAGAATTAGTAAAGTTTCAAACAGCAACAGCTTCAAATAATATCGAAGAATTAAACTCTTTAACAATGCAAAGTGATTTTCTATTAAAAGAGTTTGCTTTATTTAATAAGGCTTTAGTTTTGGTAAATGAAGGAAAATATGAAGAGGCAAAAAAAGAGCTAAGTCAAATCTCTCAAACTTCAAAAGCCTATGAGTTAGCAACTTTATTAAACCACTATTTATTAACAAAATAA